One Streptomyces fagopyri DNA window includes the following coding sequences:
- a CDS encoding MFS transporter, which translates to MTAADPAGTPPSALSEPVERVGRGWISALSLANGAIWVGWYGPLQILLASQAEDFAPGTGLSKETVLAWVTGAGAVVSLVANPVFGALSDRTTARRGRRTPWILAGSAGGALSLLLLAGAGGIWTMALGWCLVQLTLNAAFAAVTAAVPDRVPRLQRGSVGGWLGAAQILGVVGGTGLATVAGGVGGGYAACAVFTLVGVLPYVLRFPDLRLPLARRPPWSWRSFAASFRLSPRDHPDLAWAWLTRFLINLSNALVLLYLLYYLRDRLHYDDPENGVLILTAVNGVTLLATVVVGGVWSDRVGRRKPFVIWSGVLMALATGLLSGWQTWPGAILAAAVLGVGFGVFTSVDFALMTDVLPRALDRGKDLGVINVANALPQVAAPALAAPIVTYLGGYRMLYLVAAVIGLVGAVLVRRIRGVD; encoded by the coding sequence ATGACGGCGGCGGACCCGGCCGGGACGCCCCCGAGCGCCCTCTCCGAGCCCGTCGAACGGGTCGGCCGGGGCTGGATCTCCGCGCTCTCGCTCGCCAACGGGGCGATCTGGGTGGGCTGGTACGGACCGCTGCAGATCCTTCTCGCCTCCCAGGCCGAGGACTTCGCACCCGGCACCGGCCTGTCCAAGGAGACGGTGCTGGCGTGGGTGACCGGCGCGGGCGCGGTCGTGTCACTGGTCGCCAACCCCGTCTTCGGCGCGCTCTCCGACCGGACCACGGCCCGCCGGGGCCGCCGTACGCCGTGGATCCTGGCCGGGTCGGCGGGCGGCGCCCTGTCGCTGCTGCTCCTGGCGGGGGCAGGCGGGATCTGGACGATGGCGCTGGGCTGGTGCCTGGTCCAGCTGACCCTGAACGCCGCCTTCGCCGCGGTCACCGCCGCCGTCCCCGACCGGGTGCCCCGGCTCCAGCGGGGCTCGGTGGGCGGCTGGCTGGGCGCGGCGCAGATCCTGGGCGTGGTCGGCGGGACGGGCCTGGCGACCGTGGCCGGGGGCGTGGGCGGCGGCTACGCGGCCTGCGCGGTGTTCACGCTGGTGGGCGTACTGCCGTACGTGCTGCGCTTCCCGGACCTGCGACTGCCGCTCGCGCGGCGGCCACCCTGGTCGTGGCGCTCCTTCGCCGCCTCCTTCCGGCTGAGCCCCCGCGACCATCCGGACCTGGCCTGGGCCTGGCTGACCCGCTTCCTGATCAACCTCAGCAACGCGCTCGTCCTGCTCTACCTGCTGTACTACCTGCGGGACCGGCTGCACTACGACGATCCCGAGAACGGTGTGCTGATCCTGACGGCGGTCAACGGTGTCACGCTGCTCGCCACGGTCGTGGTCGGCGGCGTGTGGTCGGACCGGGTCGGCCGCCGCAAGCCGTTCGTGATCTGGTCGGGCGTGCTGATGGCCCTCGCGACGGGGCTCCTGTCCGGCTGGCAGACCTGGCCGGGCGCGATCCTCGCGGCGGCGGTGCTGGGCGTCGGCTTCGGCGTCTTCACCTCGGTCGACTTCGCCCTGATGACGGACGTGCTGCCCAGGGCCCTGGACCGCGGCAAGGACCTCGGCGTCATCAACGTCGCCAACGCCCTGCCCCAGGTGGCCGCCCCGGCGCTGGCCGCCCCGATCGTGACGTACCTGGGCGGCTACCGGATGCTGTACCTGGTGGCGGCGGTGATCGGCCTCGTGGGCGCGGTGCTGGTGCGGCGGATCAGGGGCGTCGACTGA
- a CDS encoding GH1 family beta-glucosidase, with translation MIARMATNPLPQFPPGFLWGVSTSAHQIEGAVEERDPSVWDAFTAEPGRVKDGSTAAVACDHYHRYPEDVALLADLGVDAYRFSVSWPRVNSPGGLDFYDRLVDALCAAGVRPVPTLFHWDLPLELDWLNRDTAERFAEYAAVVVGRLGDRARKWITLNEPAEHTLLGHALGAHAPGRRLLFDALPVAHHQLLAHGLAVRALRAAGAGDIGIANSHGPTWAASRRAEDVEAADFYDLLLNRLFADPLLLGRYPDGVGELMPGHPEGVEADLKVIAEPLDWYGINYYQPTRVGAPQGTEIEFGGLTLPAELPFSVRELEGYPVTDFGWPVVPEALTELLLDFHRRYGDRLPPVVITENGCSYEGIDDQERITFLDGHVRALHRASEQGVDVRGYFVWSLLDNFEWAEGYARRFGLVHVDYDTQKRTPKASYLWLRDALRARG, from the coding sequence ATGATCGCGCGCATGGCGACGAACCCCCTACCGCAGTTCCCGCCCGGCTTCCTCTGGGGCGTGTCCACCTCGGCCCACCAGATCGAGGGCGCCGTCGAGGAGCGCGACCCCTCGGTGTGGGACGCCTTCACCGCCGAGCCCGGCCGCGTCAAGGACGGCTCGACCGCGGCGGTGGCCTGCGACCACTACCACCGCTATCCCGAGGACGTGGCGCTCCTCGCCGACCTGGGCGTGGACGCGTACCGCTTCTCCGTCTCCTGGCCCCGGGTGAACTCCCCCGGCGGCCTCGACTTCTACGACCGGCTCGTCGACGCGCTGTGCGCGGCCGGGGTGCGCCCGGTCCCGACCCTCTTCCACTGGGACCTGCCGCTGGAGCTGGACTGGCTGAACCGGGACACGGCGGAGCGCTTCGCCGAGTACGCCGCCGTCGTCGTCGGCCGGCTCGGTGACCGCGCGCGGAAGTGGATCACCCTGAACGAGCCCGCCGAACACACCCTGCTGGGCCACGCGCTCGGGGCGCACGCCCCCGGCAGGCGGCTGCTCTTCGACGCGCTTCCCGTGGCCCACCACCAGCTCCTCGCGCACGGCCTGGCGGTACGGGCGCTGCGCGCGGCCGGGGCCGGCGACATCGGGATCGCCAACTCGCACGGGCCGACCTGGGCGGCGTCGCGGCGCGCCGAGGACGTGGAGGCGGCGGACTTCTACGACCTTCTGCTCAACCGGCTGTTCGCGGACCCGCTGCTGCTGGGCCGCTACCCCGACGGCGTCGGCGAGCTGATGCCGGGACACCCCGAAGGCGTCGAGGCGGATCTGAAGGTGATCGCGGAGCCGCTGGACTGGTACGGGATCAACTACTACCAGCCGACCAGGGTGGGTGCCCCGCAGGGCACGGAGATCGAGTTCGGCGGTCTGACCCTGCCCGCCGAACTCCCCTTCTCGGTGCGGGAACTGGAGGGCTACCCGGTCACGGACTTCGGCTGGCCGGTGGTCCCCGAGGCACTGACCGAACTGCTGCTGGACTTCCACCGGCGCTACGGCGACCGGCTCCCCCCGGTGGTCATCACCGAGAACGGCTGCTCGTACGAGGGCATCGACGACCAGGAACGGATCACCTTCCTCGACGGCCATGTCCGGGCCCTGCACCGGGCGTCGGAGCAGGGCGTCGACGTCCGCGGCTACTTCGTGTGGTCGCTGCTGGACAACTTCGAGTGGGCGGAGGGGTACGCGCGCCGCTTCGGGCTGGTGCACGTCGACTACGACACGCAAAAGCGCACCCCGAAGGCGTCGTACCTCTGGCTCCGGGACGCCCTGCGGGCGCGGGGATGA
- a CDS encoding protealysin inhibitor emfourin: MRIQVRRTGGFAGIERRAELDTSGRADGREWQALAERAVAAGRGTRPAGVPDGFSYEITVDGRTVYAADPSLTEEQRELISRVLKEGA; encoded by the coding sequence ATGCGTATTCAGGTGAGGCGCACGGGCGGATTCGCGGGCATCGAGCGCCGGGCCGAGCTGGACACCTCGGGGCGGGCCGACGGCCGTGAGTGGCAGGCCCTGGCCGAGCGGGCGGTCGCCGCCGGCCGGGGCACCCGCCCCGCCGGGGTCCCGGACGGTTTCAGCTACGAGATCACGGTGGACGGCAGGACGGTGTACGCGGCCGATCCGAGCCTGACCGAGGAGCAGCGGGAGCTGATCTCACGCGTGCTCAAAGAAGGGGCGTGA
- a CDS encoding M4 family metallopeptidase encodes MTANAAGFEPVFCTIVPPHVLDTLARHEDPALSGPARRTLERDAFERTHRRLTTVIGAPAVAAPQDAAADKPRRTVYDARHHQDLPGKKVRGEGDGPGRDATVNRAYAGLGATFDLYLNAYARNSINGEGLPLDASVHFDRDYNNAFWNGEQMVFGDGDGEIFLDFTIPVDVIGHELTHGVTQYTANLTYFGQPGALNESMSDVFGSLIKQYTLGQTAAEADWLIGAGLLAPRVTGKALRSMKEPGTAYDDDVLGKDPQPATMDGYVKTGRDNGGVHINSGIPNHAFYLVAQALGGHAWERAGQIWYDVLTGGELPSQASFTDFAGLTVASARARYGEGEELQGVAKAWEQVGVATS; translated from the coding sequence ATGACCGCCAACGCGGCAGGCTTCGAGCCTGTCTTCTGCACCATCGTGCCGCCCCACGTCCTCGACACGCTGGCCCGGCACGAGGACCCCGCGCTCTCCGGACCCGCGCGCCGCACCCTGGAGCGCGACGCCTTCGAACGCACCCACCGCCGGCTGACCACGGTCATCGGCGCGCCCGCGGTGGCCGCGCCCCAGGACGCGGCCGCCGACAAGCCGCGGCGCACCGTCTACGACGCCCGCCACCACCAGGACCTGCCCGGCAAGAAGGTCCGCGGCGAGGGTGACGGCCCCGGCAGGGACGCCACCGTCAACCGCGCGTACGCCGGCCTCGGAGCCACCTTCGACCTGTACCTCAACGCCTACGCGCGGAACTCGATCAACGGCGAGGGACTCCCTCTCGACGCGAGCGTGCACTTCGACCGGGACTACAACAACGCCTTCTGGAACGGCGAGCAGATGGTCTTCGGGGACGGTGACGGTGAGATCTTCCTCGACTTCACCATCCCGGTCGACGTCATCGGCCACGAGCTGACCCACGGCGTGACCCAGTACACGGCGAACCTCACCTACTTCGGCCAGCCGGGCGCGCTCAACGAGTCCATGTCCGACGTCTTCGGCTCACTGATCAAGCAGTACACGCTCGGCCAGACCGCCGCCGAGGCCGACTGGCTGATCGGCGCCGGACTGCTCGCCCCGCGCGTCACCGGCAAGGCGCTGCGCTCCATGAAGGAGCCCGGCACCGCGTACGACGACGACGTGCTCGGCAAGGACCCGCAGCCCGCGACGATGGACGGCTATGTGAAGACCGGCCGCGACAACGGCGGTGTCCACATCAACTCCGGCATCCCCAACCACGCCTTCTACCTCGTCGCCCAGGCGCTCGGCGGCCACGCCTGGGAGCGTGCCGGGCAGATCTGGTACGACGTCCTGACCGGCGGCGAGCTCCCGTCGCAGGCGAGCTTCACCGACTTCGCCGGCCTGACGGTCGCCTCGGCACGCGCCCGCTACGGGGAGGGCGAGGAACTGCAAGGGGTGGCGAAGGCCTGGGAGCAGGTCGGGGTCGCGACGTCGTAG
- the leuA gene encoding 2-isopropylmalate synthase, whose translation MPNFQQPTAMPVHKYGTYEQVDIPDRTWPDQRVTVAPRWLSTDLRDGNQALIDPMSPARKREMFDLLVRMGYKEIEVGFPASGQTDFDFVRSIIEDETAIPDDVTISVLTQAREDLIERTVESLVGARRATVHLYNATAPVFRRVVFRGSKEQIKQIAVDGTRLVMEYAEKLLDERTTFGYQYSPEIFTDTELDFALEVCEAVMDVYQPGPGREIILNLPATVERSTPSTHADRFEWMSRNLSRREYVCLSVHPHNDRGTAVAAAELALMAGADRIEGCLFGQGERTGNVDLVTLGMNLFSQGVDPQIDFSNIDEVRRTAEYCNQMEVHARHPYVGDLVYTSFSGSHQDAIKKGFDAMEADAAAKGVTVDDIEWAVPYLPIDPKDVGRSYEAVIRVNSQSGKGGIAYVLKNDHKLDLPRRMQIEFSKIIQAKTDAEGGEVTPKDIWAIFQDEYLPNPQNAWGSIQVKTGQTTTDRDGIDSLTVEASVDGTDTVLTGSGNGPISAFFDALQSIGVDVRLLDYQEHTMSEGASAQAASYIECAIGDKVLWGIGIDANTTRASLKAVVSAVNRAAR comes from the coding sequence ATGCCGAACTTCCAGCAGCCCACCGCCATGCCGGTCCACAAGTACGGCACGTACGAGCAGGTGGACATCCCGGACCGCACCTGGCCGGACCAGCGTGTCACCGTCGCCCCCCGCTGGCTGTCGACGGACCTGCGGGACGGCAACCAGGCGCTGATCGACCCGATGTCACCGGCCCGCAAGCGCGAGATGTTCGACCTGCTGGTGCGGATGGGCTACAAGGAGATCGAGGTCGGTTTCCCGGCGTCCGGCCAGACGGACTTCGACTTCGTCCGCTCGATCATCGAGGACGAGACGGCCATCCCGGACGACGTCACGATCTCCGTACTGACCCAGGCCCGCGAGGACCTGATCGAGCGCACGGTGGAGTCCCTGGTGGGCGCCAGGCGCGCCACGGTCCACCTGTACAACGCGACGGCCCCCGTCTTCCGCCGGGTCGTCTTCCGCGGCTCCAAGGAGCAGATCAAGCAGATCGCCGTCGACGGCACCCGGCTGGTCATGGAGTACGCCGAGAAGCTGCTCGACGAGCGCACCACCTTCGGCTACCAGTACAGCCCCGAGATCTTCACCGACACCGAGCTGGACTTCGCCCTGGAGGTCTGCGAGGCCGTCATGGACGTCTACCAGCCCGGCCCCGGCCGGGAGATCATCCTGAACCTGCCCGCCACCGTGGAGCGCTCGACCCCCTCCACGCACGCGGACCGCTTCGAGTGGATGAGCCGCAACCTCTCCCGCCGCGAGTACGTCTGCCTGTCCGTCCACCCGCACAACGACCGCGGTACGGCCGTCGCCGCCGCCGAGCTGGCCCTGATGGCCGGCGCCGACCGCATCGAGGGCTGTCTGTTCGGCCAGGGCGAGCGCACCGGCAACGTCGACCTGGTCACCCTGGGCATGAACCTGTTCTCGCAGGGCGTCGACCCGCAGATCGACTTCTCGAACATCGACGAGGTCCGCCGCACCGCCGAGTACTGCAACCAGATGGAGGTCCACGCCCGTCACCCGTACGTCGGCGACCTCGTCTACACCTCCTTCTCCGGCTCCCACCAGGACGCCATCAAGAAGGGCTTCGACGCCATGGAGGCCGACGCGGCCGCGAAGGGCGTCACCGTCGACGACATCGAGTGGGCCGTCCCGTACCTGCCGATCGACCCGAAGGACGTCGGCCGCAGCTACGAGGCCGTCATCCGCGTCAACTCGCAGTCCGGCAAGGGCGGCATCGCGTACGTCCTGAAGAACGACCACAAGCTGGACCTGCCGCGCCGGATGCAGATCGAGTTCTCGAAGATCATCCAGGCCAAGACGGACGCCGAGGGCGGCGAGGTCACCCCGAAGGACATCTGGGCGATCTTCCAGGACGAGTACCTGCCGAACCCCCAGAACGCGTGGGGCAGCATCCAGGTCAAGACCGGCCAGACCACGACCGACCGCGACGGCATCGACTCGCTGACCGTCGAGGCCTCGGTGGACGGCACCGACACCGTCCTGACCGGTAGCGGCAACGGTCCGATCTCCGCGTTCTTCGACGCCCTGCAGTCCATCGGCGTCGACGTACGCCTGCTGGACTACCAGGAGCACACGATGAGTGAGGGCGCGTCCGCGCAGGCCGCTTCCTACATCGAGTGCGCGATCGGTGACAAGGTCCTGTGGGGAATCGGGATCGACGCGAATACGACACGCGCCTCGCTGAAGGCCGTGGTCTCCGCCGTCAACCGCGCGGCCCGCTGA
- a CDS encoding TerB family tellurite resistance protein produces the protein MLPGWGRNGRAVQVPRILGTRTAWTTMGDGEFFCPGCGGDRNYQRLTGRRRFTLLGVPVLPRGETGPVVECAACRRHYGADVLDHPTTTRFSAMLRDAVHTVALAVLAAGGTCSRTSLETAAVAVRSAGFDDCTEDQLAALVEALAADTGRLFGEPCGAGLAIELHEALDPLAPHLASAGRESILLQGARIALADGPYTPAERDVLSTVGAALTICADEVTRLLVAARTPY, from the coding sequence GTGCTGCCAGGGTGGGGACGAAACGGTCGTGCAGTTCAGGTTCCCCGCATCCTGGGCACCCGTACCGCGTGGACCACCATGGGGGACGGCGAGTTCTTCTGTCCGGGCTGCGGAGGCGACCGCAACTACCAGCGCCTCACCGGCCGTCGCCGCTTCACCCTCCTCGGCGTACCGGTCCTGCCGCGCGGTGAGACGGGCCCCGTCGTCGAGTGCGCCGCGTGCCGCCGCCACTACGGCGCGGACGTCCTCGACCACCCCACGACCACCCGCTTCTCGGCGATGCTCCGCGACGCCGTCCACACCGTCGCGCTCGCCGTGCTCGCGGCCGGCGGCACCTGCTCCCGTACGTCCCTGGAGACCGCCGCCGTCGCGGTGCGCTCGGCCGGCTTCGACGACTGCACCGAGGACCAGCTCGCCGCGCTCGTCGAGGCCCTCGCCGCGGACACCGGCCGGCTCTTCGGGGAGCCCTGCGGGGCGGGCCTCGCGATAGAGCTCCACGAGGCACTGGACCCGCTCGCGCCGCACCTCGCGTCGGCCGGCCGCGAATCGATCCTGCTCCAGGGGGCCCGGATCGCCCTGGCCGACGGGCCGTACACGCCCGCCGAACGGGACGTCCTGTCCACCGTGGGCGCGGCGCTGACGATCTGCGCGGACGAGGTGACCCGGCTCCTGGTCGCGGCGCGCACGCCGTACTAG
- a CDS encoding sialidase family protein produces the protein MRGESEAPLRRSLGVALAVGLLAAPAGVGTASAASPSAASRSGPHCAVSVPYTAGRDGYDTYRIPAVVRTGAGTVLAFAEGRHDGGGDTGDIDVVLRRSADGGCTWGPLRVVADGGGNTRGNPAPVVDPRSGRVVLLTCFNGGGVTEARIMRGEAARGLGRRVFVQTSRDDGRHFSAPREITGAVKRPWWRWYATGPGHAIALRHGPHAGRLVVPADHSSAPPPGSADTGREPRYYGGHALYSDDGGLDWRLGFVDDSYDGRLNVNESGVAELPGGRLYFTARDQNGTGGAGGHRLDAYSDDGGRTLSRPYAVQPALNDVPVVQGGVLQMPGPHAPLLFSGPSVPHARRAMALWSSADSGVTFTRAMTLSSRPAAYSDLVPLGSGRVGILYETGEPGPYARIEFRRLAPKPSG, from the coding sequence GTGCGAGGCGAGAGCGAGGCCCCCCTGAGACGCAGCCTCGGCGTCGCGCTGGCCGTGGGCCTCCTCGCCGCTCCCGCCGGCGTCGGTACGGCGTCCGCCGCCTCCCCGTCGGCGGCCTCCCGGTCGGGGCCCCACTGCGCGGTCTCCGTGCCGTACACCGCGGGCCGGGACGGCTACGACACCTACCGCATCCCCGCCGTCGTCCGGACCGGCGCGGGCACGGTGCTCGCCTTCGCCGAGGGGCGGCACGACGGCGGAGGCGACACGGGGGACATCGACGTCGTCCTCAGACGCTCCGCCGACGGCGGCTGTACGTGGGGTCCGCTGCGGGTCGTCGCGGACGGCGGCGGGAACACCCGGGGCAACCCGGCCCCCGTCGTGGACCCCCGCAGCGGCCGCGTCGTGCTGCTCACCTGCTTCAACGGCGGCGGGGTGACCGAGGCGCGGATCATGCGGGGCGAGGCCGCGCGGGGACTCGGCCGCCGTGTCTTCGTCCAGACGAGCCGTGACGACGGCCGTCACTTCTCCGCTCCCCGGGAGATCACCGGCGCGGTGAAGCGGCCGTGGTGGCGGTGGTACGCCACCGGGCCCGGCCACGCCATCGCCCTGCGGCACGGTCCGCACGCCGGGCGGCTGGTGGTTCCCGCCGACCATTCCTCGGCGCCGCCGCCGGGCTCCGCCGACACCGGCCGGGAACCCCGGTACTACGGCGGCCACGCCCTCTACAGCGACGACGGCGGCCTCGACTGGCGGCTCGGGTTCGTCGACGACTCCTACGACGGACGGCTCAACGTCAACGAGAGCGGGGTGGCCGAACTTCCCGGCGGGCGGCTGTACTTCACCGCGCGGGACCAGAACGGTACGGGGGGCGCGGGCGGGCACCGGCTGGACGCCTACTCCGACGACGGCGGACGGACGCTGTCCCGGCCGTACGCCGTCCAGCCGGCGCTGAACGACGTGCCGGTGGTCCAGGGCGGCGTCCTGCAGATGCCCGGCCCGCACGCTCCCCTGCTCTTCTCCGGGCCGTCCGTACCTCACGCGCGGCGGGCCATGGCCTTGTGGAGCAGTGCGGACTCCGGCGTCACGTTCACCAGGGCGATGACGCTCTCCTCGCGGCCGGCCGCGTACTCGGACCTCGTGCCGCTCGGTTCCGGGCGGGTCGGGATCCTCTACGAGACGGGTGAGCCGGGCCCGTACGCCCGCATCGAGTTCCGTCGGCTCGCCCCGAAACCGTCGGGGTGA
- a CDS encoding dihydrodipicolinate synthase family protein, which yields MPIPAPLTGVVPPVCTPLTPDREVDVPSLIKLVDHLVDAGVDALFVLGSSSEAAYLTDAQRRLVVGTVKAHLGGRLPLLAGVIDMTTPRVLDHVASVTAAGADAVVATAPFYARTHPAEIARHYRLVAARSSVPVFAYDLPVSVHTKLDAELVLELAADGVLAGLKDSSGDLGGFRAVVTGARTRPGVAGFSVLTGSELVVDSALALGADGAVPGLANVDPHGYVRIDRLCREGDWERARAEQERLCALFGMVGVGDSGRMGSGSSALGAFKAALYLRGVISCPVTAEPQVPLSEGEVERVGKYLATAGLL from the coding sequence ATGCCGATCCCCGCCCCGCTGACCGGTGTCGTACCGCCCGTCTGCACGCCCCTGACACCGGACCGCGAGGTGGACGTCCCCTCGCTCATCAAGCTCGTGGACCATCTGGTGGACGCCGGGGTCGACGCGCTGTTCGTGCTCGGCTCGTCCTCGGAGGCGGCGTATCTGACCGACGCGCAGCGCCGGCTGGTGGTGGGGACGGTGAAGGCGCACCTCGGCGGCCGGCTGCCCCTGCTGGCGGGGGTGATCGACATGACGACCCCCAGGGTGCTCGACCATGTCGCGTCGGTCACCGCGGCGGGGGCGGACGCGGTGGTGGCGACGGCGCCCTTCTACGCCCGTACCCACCCGGCGGAGATCGCCCGGCACTACCGTCTGGTCGCCGCGCGCTCCTCCGTGCCGGTCTTCGCGTACGACCTGCCGGTGTCCGTCCACACCAAGCTGGACGCGGAGCTGGTGCTCGAACTGGCCGCGGACGGGGTGCTGGCCGGTCTCAAGGACTCCAGCGGTGACCTGGGCGGGTTCCGCGCGGTGGTGACGGGGGCGAGGACGCGTCCCGGTGTCGCCGGATTCAGTGTCCTCACCGGTTCCGAACTCGTCGTCGACTCGGCGCTCGCGCTGGGGGCGGACGGGGCGGTGCCCGGTCTCGCCAACGTCGATCCGCACGGGTACGTGCGGATCGACCGGCTCTGCCGGGAGGGGGACTGGGAGCGGGCGCGGGCCGAGCAGGAGCGGTTGTGCGCGTTGTTCGGGATGGTGGGGGTCGGTGACTCCGGGCGGATGGGGAGTGGGTCGTCCGCGCTCGGGGCGTTCAAGGCCGCGCTGTATCTGCGGGGGGTGATCTCCTGTCCGGTGACGGCGGAGCCGCAGGTGCCGTTGTCGGAGGGGGAGGTGGAGCGGGTGGGCAAGTATCTGGCGACGGCGGGCCTTCTGTAG
- a CDS encoding oligopeptide/dipeptide ABC transporter ATP-binding protein: protein MTALVRLADTHVVHRARSGGPFARDRVYALTGVDLTVAPGETVGVVGESGCGKSTLAKVLVGVQRPASGTVTFGGRDLWTMKPAERRAAVGAGTGMIFQDPSTALNRRLSVRRILRDPLDVHRRGTPAGRELRVQELMSLVGLPRALAEALPGQLSGGQRQRVAIARALALDPDLVVADEPTSALDVSVRAQILNLLLDLKERLGLALVFVSHDIQTVRRMSDRVVTMYLGRIVEESPAAEVTARARHPYTRALFSATPGLLAPIDPIPLAGPVPSATRPPTGCPFRTRCWKADGTCASAMPDFTAASTPGHRFRCHHPVREGESTHDLVAQAVAVSPPVADIPAQHHQHQP, encoded by the coding sequence ATGACCGCACTCGTCCGGCTCGCGGACACCCATGTCGTCCACCGCGCCCGCAGCGGCGGTCCGTTCGCCCGCGACCGGGTGTACGCCCTGACCGGTGTCGATCTGACCGTCGCGCCCGGAGAGACGGTCGGGGTCGTCGGCGAGTCCGGCTGCGGGAAGTCGACGCTCGCGAAGGTGCTGGTGGGCGTCCAGCGGCCGGCGTCCGGCACGGTGACGTTCGGCGGCCGCGACCTCTGGACGATGAAGCCGGCCGAGCGACGGGCGGCCGTCGGCGCCGGCACGGGCATGATCTTCCAGGACCCGTCGACGGCACTGAACCGCCGACTGTCCGTACGACGGATCCTGCGCGACCCGCTGGACGTGCACCGGCGCGGCACACCGGCCGGACGTGAGCTGCGGGTACAGGAGTTGATGTCCCTGGTGGGCCTGCCCAGGGCCCTGGCGGAGGCCCTGCCGGGGCAGCTCTCCGGGGGGCAGCGCCAGCGCGTCGCCATCGCGCGCGCCCTGGCGCTCGACCCCGACCTGGTGGTGGCCGACGAGCCGACCAGCGCGCTGGACGTGTCGGTCCGCGCCCAGATCCTCAACCTCCTGCTGGACCTCAAGGAGCGGCTCGGGCTCGCGCTGGTGTTCGTCTCGCACGACATCCAGACGGTACGCAGGATGAGTGACCGCGTGGTCACGATGTACCTCGGCCGGATCGTGGAGGAGTCCCCGGCCGCCGAGGTCACCGCCCGGGCCCGGCACCCGTACACCCGCGCCCTCTTCTCGGCCACGCCGGGTCTTCTGGCACCGATCGACCCCATCCCGCTGGCGGGCCCGGTGCCCTCGGCCACCCGGCCGCCGACCGGCTGCCCCTTCCGCACCCGCTGCTGGAAGGCGGACGGCACCTGTGCGTCCGCCATGCCGGACTTCACGGCCGCGTCGACCCCCGGACACCGCTTCCGGTGCCACCATCCTGTGCGGGAGGGCGAGTCGACGCACGACCTGGTGGCACAGGCGGTGGCGGTCTCTCCCCCCGTGGCCGACATCCCCGCCCAGCATCACCAGCATCAGCCCTAG